The region CCGTCGACCTTGCCGAGGTTGCCGGTCTGCCAGACGACCTTGCCCGCGTCAAGGAAGGCGCGGACGTAGCCGAGGAATTCGGCTGACGCGTCGGAGGTGCCGTATTTGCCGCCGCTGCCGGTGTATTTCGTGATGATAACGCCGTAGTTCAGCTTCGCGGAATTGCGTCTGTCCATCGTTTCGGGGTAGTTCGGGTCGAACGCCGCGTTGACGTCGGCGGAGAGGCACTTGGAGTTTGCGAGGACGGTATACATCGGCGCGCCCTCGGCGTCAGCCAGCTCGTTGACGAAGTTGACGACGTAGTCGCTCTGCATACCGGTGTTGCCGTCGCTGCCCGTCTCCTCCTTGTCGGTGAGGACGCAGACGAGCGTATGCTCGGGCGCCTTCGCCTCGAGGATGGCGCGGAGCGCGGTGTAGGCGCAGACGCGGTCGTCCTGGCCGTAGGAGCCGATCATGCTCTCGTCGAAGCCGACGAAGGACGCCTTGACGGCGGGCACGATCTCAAGCTCGGCGGAGAGGAAGTCGTCCTCAATGATGCCGTATTTCTCGTTAAGCAGGCGCATGACGTTCAGCTTGACCTTGTCGCCGACCTTTTCGTCCGCGAAGGGCATACTGCCGATGATCACGTTGAGGTTTTCCGCCGGGAAGGCTTCGGTGACCTTCTTGCTCATCTGGTCCCTGCCGAGGTGCGGCAGGATGTCGGTGATGCAGAAG is a window of Clostridia bacterium DNA encoding:
- a CDS encoding aminopeptidase, producing MANEKTKGEKLKEKLLSAPKSAFEAASAAELKKAKAFAADYIGFLNAAKTEREAVVESVRIAEAAGFKAYAAGKKYKAGDRFYKINRDKAVMFAVKGKKPIADGVFFTIAHIDSPRLDLKQVPLYEDSELAFFKTHYYGGIKKYQWMTIPLSLHGVVVKKDGKKVTVRIGEEPGEPVFCITDILPHLGRDQMSKKVTEAFPAENLNVIIGSMPFADEKVGDKVKLNVMRLLNEKYGIIEDDFLSAELEIVPAVKASFVGFDESMIGSYGQDDRVCAYTALRAILEAKAPEHTLVCVLTDKEETGSDGNTGMQSDYVVNFVNELADAEGAPMYTVLANSKCLSADVNAAFDPNYPETMDRRNSAKLNYGVIITKYTGSGGKYGTSDASAEFLGYVRAFLDAGKVVWQTGNLGKVDGGGGGTIAKYIAERDVDTVDVGVPILSMHAPFELSSVNDVYMTYRAFAEFDRK